The following proteins are encoded in a genomic region of Hirundo rustica isolate bHirRus1 chromosome 15, bHirRus1.pri.v3, whole genome shotgun sequence:
- the MPRIP gene encoding myosin phosphatase Rho-interacting protein isoform X4, which produces MAAKDNPCRKFQANIFNKSKCQNCFKPRESHLLNDEDLNQAKPIYGGWLLLAPEGTDFDNPVHRSRKWQRRFFILYEHGLLRYALDEMPTTLPQGTINMNQCTDVVDGESRTGQKFSLCILTPEKEHFIRAENKEIISGWLEMLIIYPRTNKQNQKKKRKVEPPTPQEPGPAKMAVTSSNIPSAEKVPATKSTLWQEEMRGKDQADGGSGIGPTQSPMQGQAGAASSMKDPVLDSKEEESSMNGDRIDCGRKTRVESGYFSLEKTKQDSKLEEQQLQPPPSPPSPSTPNNRRSQVIEKFEALDIENAEHMETNASGGAALSSETRQGRSEKRVFPRKRDFTCEGAAVGSILDVSASPLSPHRRAKSLDRRSTESSMTPDLLNFKKGWLTKQYEDGQWKKHWFVLTDQSLRYYRDSVAEEAADLDGEIDLSTCYDVTEYPVQRNYGFQIHTKEGEFTLSAMTSGIRRNWIQTIMKHVRPTTAPDVTRKNFSLKLSVLKPSSLPEEKSKTSSSFETGPKPSEKPDTEQAELDTEQKRSRARERRREGRSKTFDWAEFRPIQQALVQERANAADSSSGGSAAFPRDSGAADADPGELERERARRREERRKRFEMIDAVDGAGSEEALRMEVDRILPVPADIKPQNVHVEIEQRWHQVETTPLREEKQIPITPLHLAHAEDREEGLTKQHLTTLLEKELEQKQKEALELLEQNRHLQDQLKVALGREQSAREGYVLQTEVAASPSGAWQRLHKVNQDLQSELEAQCQRQEVINQQIQSLKRSYAEAKDVIRHHEAEIQSLQARLSNAAAELAIKEQTLAKLKSDLRSEKEKAKEQLEEWQHGEAALSSQLKASEQKLKSAEALLLEKTQELRDLEMQQALQRDHQKEVQRLQDRIADLSGQLNASEQARVLMEEKLQKNYEALLESCEREKQVLIRSLKEVEEKANEYENQLQNSEQQMEILQKEKLSAKFEGSELVHQLEEQLAMKEASIQKLAEHIKELERERDQIKCRFHELMNQVAESDNEVAKLQAKLKMEETNYHNLEQSFEEVSDQFRGVQEVLKEKEEELRHVKEMHLRIVEKKDQDLSEALVKMVALDSSLEETKVKLKAKEEALKKLASVGSGPSAEEAEDLGPSLEADESHSSQLGQALQTQDVLPALTYALKEEEDEVLETSQRQVEEFGSPSKVVELQDQELVQKALAKPDVGIMGAKRQRIRFSSIQCQKYIHPDGSEKNWTSSTSSDTSQDRSLSEESMSSEPALGYPSSGTSDSETYLSIIHSLETKLYITEEKLKDVTMKLESQHGHNQETLIALHHQWASTESQLREQLQTSLSQVNALISQLESERQEKFKLIESHVSELGGFQMKNDQALTCLEKCREQLRSLPKSDKGKEGDLFLVTLSSMETTLSNAIQALSGAPVPSEYQQSESLTTESPAPEGGDLGEEEHVSKEQQADVFDTGQLRWLSERVAFEASLINQIAESLKNASSEIAQLLREIQGTAEVVLLEPASVSRTAHDLASILSKKLLLEGEFWSQVKELRAHLGTREGGAEGKTETSLGFSPCFLSAVADATLIKAELGFVAEKMRESFHQRLKTIEEELHNTKTALQQHKCMLEEIIQAYRTPEFDRVMHQISEALEIQKDASERTQISWDGSRLQMVPCQELAKVEETGSAPDRSSEALVSIQEDLAQQLKDKSSVLKEISVALLSLPPEEATRDCQKLLKMPQSLSYHSCLGDLERYSSLLVHDAIVQAQVCYAACKVRLEHEREMKSYKESLQSMDALCQERVKTVSLLRDEYEELLRKQQGEYSEVIAVLERENADLKAKVSQLDSQRRLLEEEGHEHSKSLSELQGRYEEEIRNVIEQLNRTEDALKAERMEGLNQLDAVVRDKQSMEQHHLEQMQTLEEKFQAKIKELQVIHGEELQTLQEHYSQNLQRLQETLDEYQRQHPEASPAVAPGAGDTWAAGEAGGTGQDPGSDPDSMHGLRERIQELEAQMNVMRDELENKHLEGNASTLREKYQKDFENLKATCERGFAAMEETHQKKIEDLQRQHQRELEKLREEKDRLLAEETAATISAIEAMKNAHREELERELEKSQRSQISSVNADIEALRRQYLEELQSVQRELEVLSEQYSQKCLENAHLAQALEAERQALRQCQRENQELNAHNQELNNRLAAEITRLRTLLTGEGGGEAAGSPLTQGKDAYELEVLLRVKESEIQYLKQEISSLKDELQTALRSLKEGLTVQERLKLFESRDLKKD; this is translated from the exons GAGCCTGGTCCTGCTAAGATGGCTGTGACCAGCAGCAACATTCCCAGTGCTGAGAAGGTCCCTGCCACCAAGTCCACGCTCTGGCAGGAGGAAATGAGGGGCAAAGACCAAGCAGATGGGGGGAGTGGCATTGGACCAACCCAGAGCCCCAtgcaaggccaggctggggctgccagctCCATGAAGGATCCCGTGCTGGACAGCAAGGAAG AGGAGAGCTCCATGAACGGAGACCGGATAGACTGCGGGCGGAAGACGCGCGTCGAGAGCGGGTACTTCTCCTTGGAGAAGACCAAACAAGACTCGAAGCTGGAAGAGCAGCAACTGCAACCCCCACCAAGCccgcccagccccagcaccccgAACAACAG GAGATCCCAGGTGATCGAGAAATTCGAGGCACTGGACATTGAGAATGCGGAGCACATGGAAACGAACGCGTCGGGAGGCGCTGCCCTTTCCAGCGAGACGCGGCAGGGCAGGAGCGAGAAGAGGGTTTTCCCACGGAAACGG GACTTCACTTGTGAAGGAGCAGCCGTGGGCTCCATCCTGGATGTGTCTGCGTCACCTCTGTCCCCACACCGCCGGGCAAAGTCGCTGGACAGAAGGTCCACGGAGTCCTCTATGACG cCCGACCTGCTGAACTTCAAGAAGGGCTGGTTGACAAAGCAATACGAGGATGGGCAG TGGAAGAAGCACTGGTTTGTGCTGACAGACCAGAGCCTGAGATACTACCGGGATTCAGTGGCAGAGGAG gcagctgacCTGGATGGAGAAATCGATTTATCCACGTGCTATGATGTCACTGAGTACCCAGTTCAGAGGAACTACGGCTTCCAGATACAT ACAAAGGAAGGGGAGTTCACCCTCTCTGCCATGACGTCGGGCATCCGCCGCAACTGGATCCAGACCATCATGAAACACGTTCGCCCCACCACTGCTCCCGATGTTACAAG GAAAAACTTCTCTTTGAAACTATCCGTGCTGAAGCCCAG CTCACTGccagaagagaaaagcaaaacaagctcTTCCTTCGAGACTGGTCCGAAGCCGAGCGAGAAGCCGGATACGGAACAAGCTGAGCTGGACACGGAGCAGAAGCGGAGCCGTGCCCGGGAACGCCGACGAGAAGGACGGTCCAAGACCTTTGACTGGGCTGAATTCCGCCCCATCCAGCAGGCCCTGGTGCAGGAGCGTGCCAACGCTGCAGACTCCTCCAGCGGCGGCTCGGCCGCCTTTCCCAGGGACAGCGGAGCTGCCGACGCCGACCCGGGAGAGCTGGAGCGGGAGCGGGCCCGGCGGCGGGAGGAGCGGCGCAAGCGCTTTGAGATGATCGACGCCGTGGACGGGGCAGGGTCAGAAGAGGCGCTGAGGATGGAGGTGGACAGGATCCTGCCCGTCCCAGCAGACATCAAACCGCAGAACGTCCACGTGGAGATCGAGCAGCGCTGGCACCAGGTGGAGACCACCCCACTGCGGGAGGAGAAGCAGATCCCCATCACGCCCCTGCACCTCGCCCACGCCGAGGACCGGGAAGAGGGGCTGACGAAGCAGCACCTGACCAcgctgctggagaaggag ctggagcagaagcagaaggaggccctggagctcctggagcagaacCGGCACCTGCAGGATCAGCTGAAAGTGGCTCTGGGCCGGGAGCAGAGTGCCCGGGAGGGCTACGTGTTGCAG ACCGAGGTGGCCGCCTCGCCATCAGGTGCCTGGCAGAGGCTCCACAAAGTCAACCAAGACCTCCAAAGCGAGCTGGAAGCCCAATGCCAGCGTCAAGAGGTGATCAATCAGCAGATTCAGTCGCTGAAGCGCAGCTACGCCGAGGCCAAGGACGTGATCCGGCACCACGAGGCCGAGATTCAGAGCCTGCAGGCGAGGCTCAGTAACGCGGCAGCCGAGCTCGCCATCAAGGAGCAGACCCTGGCCAAGCTCAAGAGCGACCTGAGGAGCGAGAAGGAGAAAGccaaagagcagctggaggagtgGCAGCACGGCGAGGCCGcgctcagctcccagctgaaggCCAGCGAGCAGAAGCTGAAGAGCgcagaggctctgctgctggagaagacCCAGGAGCTGCGGGACCTGGAGATGCAGCAGGCTCTGCAGCGGGACCACCAGAAGGAAGTGCAGCGGCTCCAGGACAGGATCGCGGACCTCAGCGGGCAGCTGAACGCCAGCGAGCAGGCGCGGGTCCTCatggaggagaagctgcagaagaaCTACGAGGCTTTGCTGGAGAGCTGTGAGAGGGAGAAGCAGGTTTTGATACGGAGCCTGAAGGAGGTGGAGGAAAAGGCCAACGAGTACGAGAACCAGCTGCAGAACAGCGAGCAGCAAATGGAGATTCTGCAGAAGGAGAAGCTGAGCGCCAAGTTCGAAGGCAGCGAGCTCGTCCaccagctggaggagcagctggccATGAAGGAGGCCAGCATCCAAAAACTTGCCGAGCACATCAAGGAGCTCGAAAGAGAGAGGGATCAGATCAAGTGCCGGTTCCACGAGCTCATGAATCAGGTGGCCGAGTCGGACAATGAAGTTGCAAAATTACAAGCAAAGTTGAAAATGGAAGAGACCAACTACCACAATCTGGAGCAATCGTTCGAGGAGGTGTCGGATCAGTTCCGGGGGGTGCAGGAGGtgctgaaagagaaagaagaagagctGAGACACGTTAAGGAAATGCACTTGAGAATTGTGGAGAAGAAAGATCAAGATCTCAGTGAGGCTTTGGTTAAAATGGTTGCTTTAGATAGCAGTTTAGAGGAGACTAAAGTAAAGCTAAAGGCCAAGGAggaggctttaaaaaaattggcTAGTGTGGGCTCAGGTCCATCTGCTGAGGAGGCAGAAGACCTTGGCCCCAGTCTTGAGGCTGACGAAAGTCATTCATCCCAACTGGGGCAGGCTCTGCAAACTCAGGATGTCCTCCCAGCTCTGACTTATGCactgaaggaggaggaggatgaggttCTTGAGACCAGTCAGAGGCAAGTGGAGGAGTTTGGCTCCCCATCTAAAGTTGTAGAACTCCAGGACCAAGAGTTGGTTCAGAAAGCCTTAGCAAAGCCTGATGTAGGAATCATGGGGGCCAAGAGGCAAAGGATCCGTTTTTCAAGCATCCAGTGTCAAAAATACATCCATCCAGATGGATCAGAGAAAAACTGGACAAGCAGTACTTCTTCAGACACCAGCCAGGACAGATCTCTGTCTGAAGAAAGCATGTCCTCAGAGCCAGCTCTGGGTTACCCCTCATCGGGGACGAGCGATTCTGAGACTTATCTCTCCATCATCCATTCCCTGGAAACCAAACTTTATATTACAGAGGAAAAGCTCAAAGATGTGACGATGAAGCTTGAAAGCCAGCACGGCCATAACCAGGAGACGCTCATCGCCCTCCACCATCAGTGGGCCAGCACGGAGTCCCAGCTGCGGGAGCAGCTTCAGACCAGCCTGTCCCAAGTCAATGCTTTGATCTCGCAGCTGGAGAGCGAGAGGCAGGAAAAGTTCAAGCTCATAGAAAGTCACGTCAGCGAGCTGGGAGGTTTCCAGATGAAAAACGATCAAGCGCTGACTTGCTTAGAgaagtgcagggagcagctaaGATCCTTGCCCAAATCAGACAAGGGAAAAGAGGGTGATTTGTTCCTCGTTACTCTGTCCAGCATGGAAACAACTTTATCAAATGCAATCCAAGCCTTGAGCGGGGCGCCAGTCCCATCAGAGTATCAGCAGAGTGAAAGCCTCACCACAGAGAGCCCTGCTCCAGAAGGAGGGGATTTGGGAGAAGAGGAGCACGTCTCCAAGGAGCAGCAAGCAGATGTGTTTGACACTGGCCAGCTGAGGTGGCTTTCTGAGAGGGTGGCATTTGAGGCTTCTCTCATCAACCAAATTGCAGAGTCTTTGAAAAATGCAAGCTCTGAGATAGCCCAGCTTCTGAGAGAGATCCAGGGAACCGCCGAGGTGGTTTTGTTGGAGCCAGCAAGTGTTTCTCGTACAGCCCATGATTTGGCCAGCATCCTGTctaaaaagctgctgctggaaggggagTTCTGGAGCCAGGTGAAGGAGCTGAGAGCACACTTGGGCACTAGAGAAGGAGGGGCTGAGGGTAAAACAGAAACAAGTTTGGGCTTTTCCCCATGTTTTCTCAGTGCTGTAGCAGATGCTACATTGATCAAAGCAGAACTTGGGTTTGTTGCAGAAAAAATGAGAGAGTCTTTTCATCAGAGGTTAAAAACAATCGAAGAAGAGCTCCATAATACCAAAACCgctctccagcagcacaaatgCATGTTGGAGGAGATCATCCAAGCGTACAGGACTCCTGAGTTTGACAGAGTTATGCACCAGATTTCTGAAGCACTTGAAATACAAAAAGATGCTTCTGAAAGAACGCAGATCTCTTGGGATGGGAGCCGTCTCCAAATGGTGCCGTGCCAGGAGTTAGCCAAGGTGGAGGAGACCGGCAGCGCACCAGACCGTAGTAGTGAAGCTCTTGTTTCCATTCAGGAAGATCTTGCCCAGCAACTAAAGGACAAGTCCAGTGTTCTGAAGGAGATATCTGTTGCCTTACTCTCTCTGCCTCCCGAGGAGGCCACGAGAGACTGTCAGAAGCTCCTGAAGATGCCCCAGAGTCTTTCCTACCATTCGTGCCTGGGAGACCTGGAGCGGTATTCGTCTTTGTTAGTCCACGATGCCATTGTTCAGGCTCAGGTTTGTTACGCCGCTTGCAAAGTCCGGCTGGAGCACGAGAGGGAGATGAAGTCCTACAAGGAGTCCTTGCAGAGCATGGATGCGCTGTGCCAGGAGCGCGTGAAGACGGTGTCTCTCCTGCGGGACGAGTACGAGGAGCTGctcaggaagcagcagggcGAGTACAGCGAGGTGATCGCCGTGCTGGAGAGGGAGAACGCTGACCTCAAGGCAAAggtgtcccagctggacagcCAGCGGAGGCTCTTGGAGGAGGAAGGGCATGAACACAGCAAGAGCTTGAGCGAGCTGCAGGGGCGGTATGAGGAGGAGATCCGAAACGTGATCGAGCAGCTCAACAGGACAGAGGATGCCCTGAAGGCCGAGAGGATGGAGGGGCTCAACCAGCTGGATGCCGTTGTCCGTGACAAGCAGAGCATGGAGCAGCATCACCTGGAGCAGATGCAAACGCTGGAGGAAAAGTTCCAGGCCAAAATCAAGGAACTGCAGGTCATCCACGGCGAGGAGCTGCAGACACTGCAGGAGCACTACAGCCAGAACCTGCAGCGCCTGCAAGAAACCCTCGACGAGTACCAGAGGCAGCACCCGGAGGCGTCACCCGCGGTGGCCCCGGgcgctggggacacctgggcgGCCGGCGAGGCGGGTGGCACCGGGCAGGACCCCGGCAGCGACCCGGACTCCATGCACGGCCTGAGGGAACGcatccaggagctggaggcccAGATGAACGTCATGAGGGATGAGCTGGAGAACAAACACCTGGAGGGGAACGCTTCCACTTTGAGGGAAAAATACCAGAAAGACTTTGAAAACCTAAAG GCAACATGTGAGAGGGGCTTTGCAGCCATGGAGGAGACGCACCAGAAGAAGATTGAGGACCTGCAGCGGCAGCACCAGCgggagctggagaagctgcggGAGGAGAAGGATCGCCTGCTGGCAGAGGAAACGGCTGCCACCATCTCAG CCATCGAAGCCATGAAGAACGCGCAccgggaggagctggagcgggaGCTGGAGAAGTCCCAGCGCTCCCAGATCAGCAGCGTCAACGCCGACATCGAGGCCCTCCGAAGGCAGTACCT ggaggagctgcagtcAGTGCAGCgggagctggaggtgctttCGGAGCAGTActcccagaagtgtttggaGAACGCCCACCTGGCGCAGGCGCTGGAGGCTGAGAGGCAGGCCCTCCGCCAGTGCCAGCGGGAGAACCAGGAGCTCAACGCCCACAACCAG gagCTGAATAACCGCCTGGCTGCGGAGATCACGCGATTGCGGACCCTGCTGACCGGGGAGGGCGGGGGAGAGGCTGCTGGGTCGCCTCTCACGCAGGGCAAGGACGCCTACGAGCTGGAG GTCCTGCTGCGGGTCAAAGAATCCGAAATCCAGTACCTGAAGCAGGAGATCAGCTCCCTCAAAGACGAGCTGCAGACTGCACTGAGG